Proteins from one Microcaecilia unicolor chromosome 2, aMicUni1.1, whole genome shotgun sequence genomic window:
- the DMP1 gene encoding dentin matrix acidic phosphoprotein 1 — translation MQVALTFICLCGFTFALPVFKHQNLPSENSLMIENVYSSQISTSLMVSSESPEDSPEEEEHSDVTPERSDNNDSGDISDKHSVETISDSRESEEQQDIKVDQNVNIQTEALSNHRQDDGNHQIEGEDYSGDDVKGNTEKDDEHGNRDDVNGDTEADARTSSESAVVDNDGNGNQKDSSSSSSTSSSSSSSSESAEHDGHTENNDQPTGGSKENESSSRESSYEFDDNGMQGDEPSSFASDSKISSMNSGSSTTQSKESSQEMSQKVGIRKLQDGSKLMVQNETQLVSAEHGSKSKEDLLSKEDNSNDNNSNSPDDDVSKSDEDDDNNSTPDIKSTSKESEKIESNEDDISKSKESDVNISKENTSSSKEDDISNSKEHDVSNSKQDDVSNSKQDDVSNSKEDISNSKEHDVSNSHEGISNSKEHASNSKEDSKESKVDSHESNESNSSKSIEDNSKSTESSENTSNEDNIDSESTEDDMKLTKQKSRSIEEEDDSKSEEDSSSPEEQQIIAEDKSSSEYDDSISQSNSTESSSTSEEQSSSKSDEHNSKSVEMMDNTSESSEDGASKSMEESNSNSEQKKKSKSSESKSDEDTSSVSKSNEIESRKLMFEIYHNRPMGDADDNDCQDGY, via the exons ATAGAAAATGTGTATTCGTCTCAGATATCAACATCATTAATG GTGAGCAGTGAATCACCGGAAGATAGTCCTGAGGAAGAG GAACATTCAGATGTGACTCCAGAAAGGTCTGATAACAATGACAGCGGAGACATCAGTGATAAACACAGTGTAGAGACAATCAGCGACAGCAGGGAATCAGAAGAGCAGCAAGATATCAAAGTTGATCAAAATGTTAATATACAAACCGAAGCACTTTCCAACCACAGGCAGGATGATGGCAATCATCAAATAGAAGGAGAAGATTACAGTGGAGATGATGTCAAAGGCAACACTGAAAAAGATGATGAACATGGGAATCGTGATGATGTTAATGGTGATACCGAAGCTGATGCTAGAACGTCAAGTGAAAGTGCTGTTGTTGACAATGATGGCAATGGAAATCAGAAAgatagcagtagcagcagcagcaccagcagcagcagcagtagcagcagtgaGAGTGCAGAACATGATGGACACACTGAGAATAATGATCAGCCTACAGGTGGTAGTAAAGAGAATGAAAGCAGCAGCCGAGAAAGCAGCTATGAATTTGATGATAATGGAATGCAAGGTGATGAACCAAGTTCATTCGCAAGTGATAGCAAGATTTCCAGCATGAATAGTGGTAGTTCTACCACACAGTCAAAAGAAAGCAGTCAAGAAATGAGTCAGAAGGTAGGCATTAGGAAGCTTCAAGATGGTAGTAAACTAATGGTACAGAATGAGACCCAGCTTGTGTCTGCTGAACATGGGAGCAAGTCCAAGGAAGATCTGCTATCTAAGGAAGATAATAGCAATGATAATAACAGCAATTCCCCAGATGATGATGTCAGTAAATCAGATGAGGATGATGACAATAATTCTACACCAGACATAAAAAGCACATCTAAGGAGAGTGAAAAAATCGAATCTAATGAAGATGATATTAGCAAATCCAAAGAAAGCGATGTCAACATCTCCAAAGAAAATACCAGCAGCTCAAAGGAGGATGATATCAGTAATTCCAAGGAACATGATGTCAGCAACTCCAAACAAGATGATGTCAGCAACTCCAAACAAGATGATGTCAGTAACTCCAAGGAAGATATCAGCAATTCCAAGGAACATGATGTCAGCAACTCTCATGAAGGTATCAGCAATTCCAAGGAACATGCCAGCAACTCCAAAGAAGATAGCAAAGAATCCAAAGTAGATAGCCATGAATCCAATGAAAGCAATAGCTCCAAATCCATAGAGGATAATAGCAAATCAACAGAGAGCAGTGAAAATACATCCAATGAAGATAACATAGACAGTGAATCAACTGAGGATGACATGAAATTAACAAAACAAAAGAGTAGATCAATAGAAGAAGAGGATGACAGCAAATCAGAAGAGGACAGCAGTTCCCCTGAAGAGCAACAAATAATAGCAGAAGATAAGAGCAGTTCTGAATATGATGACAGCATTTCACAGAGTAATTCAACAGAGAGTAGTAGTACATCTGAAGAGCAATCTTCCAGTAAATCAGATGAACATAATAGCAAATCTGTAGAGATGATGGACAACACTAGCGAATCTTCAGAAGATGGTGCAAGTAAATCTATGGAAGAATCAAACAGCAATtctgaacaaaagaaaaaaagtaaatcGAGTGAATCAAAAAGTGACGAAGATACTAGTAGTGTATCAAAAAGTAATGAAATTGAAAGCAGAAAACTAATGTTTGAAATTTACCATAATAGACCAATGGGAGATGCAGATGACAATGATTGCCAAGACggatattaa